The proteins below are encoded in one region of Danio rerio strain Tuebingen ecotype United States chromosome 12, GRCz12tu, whole genome shotgun sequence:
- the ep300a gene encoding histone acetyltransferase p300 isoform X18, producing MAENVLDSGPPSAKRPKLSSPALSASASDGNDFGSLFDLEHDLPDELISSSELSLANGGDLSQLHTSLGSGGGVIGGAVSGGQDAAAKHRQLSELLRHGSTPGAQQQGAMGNPGGASMGLFGNMKVSPGTQSMGPQGQQHLSMQAGLMQQQQMVDYLNRNMLGPQKGNGQQQPGGPAPQHQNALASQMMNGSPRIGHHNPGMGNSNSNLLAEALQQQQQQQQTVGSQGGLRPQQPGAISKMGINAGSGPYGGPYSQSASQGLGVAGLAPQLQNKPGLPNSPAQFNLDKKPLPIHGIPGMQASQSSPVGAGGGGVAAGMVPNAQGSLGPGSAGSVVSAAVVGGVPPAADPEKRKLIQQQLVLLLHAHKCQRREQANGEVRQCNLPHCRTMKNVLNHMTHCQAGKSCQVAHCASSRQIISHWKNCTRHDCPVCLPLKNAGDKRNQQTMIATGGVALSSSMGNVTGGSPSAPSLNTPGQIDPSSIERAYAALGLTYQGNQAPPQPVQQTQRPVNTMGANSMGVNGAVGGQSQNQQSSLLQDTMLHLNMNSQSLINDSGVGSLPMANPAASGSMRKSWHEDITQDLRNHLVHKLVQAIFPTPDPAALKDRRMENLVAYARKVEGDMYESANSRAEYYHFLAEKIYKIQKELEEKRRTRLQKQGIMPSQAGMNPSGLQQATTGIGQPGPPTGLPSNGPLSDPAVVRPTGPNQMMNRMQNTAGMNSFGNHMGMQSMGQRSTPPLNQGSMVPGRMPQPNVAQMQNQYMQTGPFQASSPVRSAGPVDLVHGGNDGAATQGQMPLSSLPVGSPLAQPGSAGGAGSGSSVGSLGPSSMSAVPPSSTPTHSISLSHCPPVHQNSPSPAHSRTPTPTPGSQTPQPHTPSLPHLSSNGSQQQFPPSASSDSGMQPLGTPPAVSHSGLSTPNASQHPRTPLSHKGSLPVDGQAATPASVSSVEASFQQAPSDSTATLEPKEEVKAKDEEEEEAMEEERTAKEEDSKPEEKPEVKKEEPLSDGGPMETASDEDKKPEIKIEPKEEEEGSESATSQSSVSGATNKKKIFKPEELRQALMPTLESLYRQDPESLPFRQPVDPSLLGIPDYFDIVKNPMDLSTIKRKLDTGQYQEPWQYVDDIWLMFNNAWLYNRKTSRVYKYCSKLAEVFEQEIDPVMQSLGYCCGRKLEFSPQTLCCYGKQLCTIPRDAAYFSYQNRYHFCEKCFNEIQGETVSLGDDPSQPQTATIFLNISRSINKDQFEKKKNDTLDPELFVECMDCGRKMHQICVLHNETIWPSGFVCDGCLKKSNKTRKENKYAAKRLPQTKLGNFLETRVNAYLKRQNHPESGEVTVRVVHVSEKMVEVKPGMKSRFVDSGEMSESFPYKSKALFAFEEIDGVDVCFFGMHVQEYGSDCPPPNQRRVYISYLDSVHFFQPRFLRTEVYHEILIGYLDYAKRQGFTTGHIWACPPSEGDDYIFHCHPADQKIPKPKRLQEWYKKMLDKAVAERVVHDYKDIFKQATEDRLTSAKELPYFEGDFWPNVLEESIKELEQEEEERKREENSTSNESVETTKGDSKNAKKKNNKKTSKNKSSLSRGNKKKPGMPNVSNDLSQKLYATMEKHKEVFFVIRLFAAPNSNALLPIVDPDPLMACDLMDGRDAFLTIARDKHLEFSSLRRSKWSTMCMLVELHNQSQDRFVYTCNECKHHVETRFHCTVCEDYDLCITCYNTKGHEHKMDKLGLGLDDESNSQVASTTQNPGDSRRLSIQRCIQSLVHACQCRNANCSLPSCQKMKRVVQHTKGCKRKTNGGCPICKQLIALCCYHAKHCQENKCPVPFCLNIKQKLRQQQLQHRLQQAQMVRRRMASMQRTGQQLPGGGCGLPSPGNGCNTGPSTPTPSTQPPTPQTPNQQCQPPATQPGVGNVPSQQQQQLAGMAHQYQPISGSGGMINSSQQSMLPQQQQQPTPAQHLQNANNLPPYVQRPTGSSPHSQSMGKPGMVPGGFSQQQQSNLGQPVMPQHQPPGPPPAAVEIAMKIQRVAETQRQMAQQKILQRNQAPGMMPPHGLHQGPQTQNQMGINLPGTAMVGPSQAQVAVARNQMDQQQGMVTAGMQQQQPGPRSQLPQVQLQQGQQGAPQLQVSPQQQWTGPGMPPQQRPGVMNQMGLQGMAAPQHQQQQAVGQSQPQGNSGVMGMISSQGGAAPAGAGPGNHSQAALQDLLRFLRLPSSPHQQQQVLSILRSNPLLMATFIRQRAPRYLGRGGPGAGGAGVPGGPGGGPGIMDGQQMNVNPNAAQGGMHMTQGTTMQMNPLQQQQQQQQIQQRPMMSGNLQQQQQMAVLQQQQQQGVMPSQGTNISNIPPQLREMMRRHLQQQQQQQQQQQQQQQQQQQQQQQQQQQHQQMGNHAQFQHPQPPQQQGYLGQSGIPPQQPGQPHPGGLQQQQGGAQPGTQQNYSGSVSHQQVAAALQHSLQQQQLQMQQQQSAMGGYQGADGGPGGGGPLQQQQQQMQSAPMGSQPQMFQQAIQQRLLQQQQSHLGGGSPAQHNPMSPQQSQQQMSQSPHLQGQLPNSLGNQVRSPQPSPRPQSQPPNSSPSPRLQPQPSPHHISPQTGSPHPGHLPQHHSGMAAPPPPQQQAQASQQQQQVNAMDQGPFGADQNVLLSQLSGMGALHGQGTNDMLTNNQDMGSNINHSLDLM from the exons ATGGCCGAGAACGTTCTGGACTCTGGCCCGCCTTCAGCCAAGAGGCCTAAACTCTCATCCCCGGCTCTCTCCGCCTCAGCCAGCGATGGAAAcg ATTTTGGCTCTCTTTTTGACCTGGAGCATGACCTTCCAGACGAGCTGATCAGTTCCTCAGAACTGAGTCTTGCAAATGGAGGGGACCTCAGCCAGTTGCACACCAGTTTGGGTAGTGGGGGCGGAGTCATTGGAGGAGCTGTGTCCGGTGGTCAGGATGCAGCAGCCAAGCACAGGCAGCTCTCTGAGCTTCTCCGACATGGATCCACACCTGGAGCGCAGCAGCAGGGTGCGATGGGTAACCCAGGAGGAGCCTCAATGGGACTTTTTGGGAATATGAAGGTTTCTCCGGGTACCCAAAGCATGGGTCCACAAGGACAGCAACATCTTTCCATGCAGGCTGGCCTcatgcagcagcagcagatggtggACTATCTTAACAGGAATATGCTCGGACCACAGAAAGGAAATGGACAGCAGCAGCCAGGAGGGCCCGCACCTCAACACCAAAATGCGCTGGCGTCTCAGATGATGAATGGATCGCCCAGAATAGGACATCACAACCCGGGCATGGGTAACAGCAACAGTAACCTGTTAGCAGAGGctcttcagcagcagcagcagcagcagcagacagtAGGAAGCCAGGGTGGACTGAGGCCACAGCAGCCTGGAGCGATAAGCAAG ATGGGGATAAATGCAGGTTCAGGCCCCTATGGAGGCCCGTACAGTCAGTCTGCCAGTCAGGGTCTTGGTGTTGCAGGGCTGGCCCCTCAGCTCCAGAACAAACCAGGTCTGCCTAACAGTCCCGCGCAGTTTAATCTTGACAAGAAGCCTCTGCCCATACATGGCATACCTGGCATG CAGGCCTCTCAGTCTTCCCCAGTGGGTGCTGGTGGAGGTGGAGTTGCGGCTGGCATGGTGCCTAACGCCCAAGGATCTCTCGGCCCTGGATCAGCAGGCTCTGTTGTGTCTGCAGCAGTGGTGGGAGGTGTTCCTCCAGCGGCAGATCCAGAAAAGCGCAAACTCATACAGCAACAGCTGGTGCTTTTGCTCCACGCTCACAAGTGCCAGCGAAGGGAACAGGCTAATGGGGAAGTACGGCAGTGTAATTTACCCCACTGCCGCACCATGAAGAACGTCCTCAACCACATGACGCACTGCCAGGCTGGCAAATCCTGCCAAG TGGCGCACTGTGCCTCATCCAGACAGATAATCTCTCACTGGAAGAACTGCACACGGCACGACTGCCCTGTGTGTCTGCCTTTGAAAAATGCAGGAGACAAGAGGAATCAGcaga CTATGATAGCCACTGGAGGTGTGGCGTTAAGTTCTTCCATGGGCAATGTAACTGGTGGTTCACCCAGTGCCCCCAGTCTCAATACCCCAGGGCAGATAGACCCCAGCTCCATCGAGAGGGCATATGCAGCCTTGGGTCTCACATACCAGGGAAACCAGGCTCCCCCTCAACCTGTACAGCAAACACAGCGGCCGGTGAACACCATGG GAGCGAATTCCATGGGAGTGAATGGGGCAGTTGGTGGCCAGTCTCAGAATCAGCAATCTAGCCTTCTCCAGGATACAATGCTGCATCTGAACATGAATTCACAAAG TCTGATAAATGACAGTGGTGTGGGGTCTCTGCCAATGGCCAACCCAGCTGCCAGCGGTAGCATGAGGAAGAGCTGGCATGAGGACATCACCCAGGATCTGCGCAACCACCTGGTACACAAGCT AGTCCAGGCTATTTTTCCCACACCAGACCCTGCTGCACTGAAAGACCGTCGGATGGAGAATCTAGTGGCCTATGCACGTAAAGTTGAGGGTGACATGTATGAGTCTGCTAACAGCAGG gcggAGTATTATCACTTTCTGGCAGAGAAGATCTATAAAATTCAGAAAGAACTGGAAGAGAAGCGAAGGACACGGTTACAGAAGCAGGGTATAATGCCCTCCCAGGCTGGCATGAACCCCTCTGGCCTGCAGCAAGCGACCACTGGGATTGGTCAGCCTGGGCCACCCACAGGACTGCCTTCTA ATGGCCCACTATCAGATCCAGCAGTAGTGCGTCCAACTGGCCCAAACCAGATGATGAACAGAATGCAGAATActgctg GCATGAATTCATTTGGGAATCATATGGGAATGCAGTCCATGGGCCAGAGATCAACACCACCTCTTAACCAG GGAAGCATGGTGCCTGGGAGGATGCCACAGCCGAATGTTGCACAGATGCAAAATCAATACATGCAAACTGGACCGTTTCAAGCTTCAAGTCCTGTTCGTAGTGCTGGTCCTGTTGACCTGGTACACGGAGGAAACGATGGTGCTGCCACTCAA GGACAAATGCCGTTATCATCTTTACCAGTCGGGAGTCCTTTAGCCCAACCTGGATCTGCTGGCGGGGCAGGCAGCGGGTCATCTGTGGGCTCCTTGGGTCCCAGCAGCATGAGTGCTGTTCCTCCATCATCCACCCCCACCCACTCCATCAGCCTCAGTCACTGCCCACCTGTACACCAGAATTCACCTTCACCAGCTCATAGCCGGACGCCCACACCCACGCCAGGCTCCCAAACGCCTCAGCCCCACACACCCAGCTTACCCCATTTATCCTCAAATGGCAGTCAGCAACAGTTTCCTCCGTCCGCCAGCTCTGACAGCGGCATGCAGCCATTAGGAACTCCTCCAGCGGTGTCTCACAGTGGTCTCTCCACACCAAATGCCAGCCAGCATCCCCGCACTCCA TTGTCTCATAAAGGTTCTCTACCAGTTGATGGCCAGGCTGCTACTCCTGCCTCCGTCAGCAGTGTAGAGGCATCATTTCAGCAAGCTCCTTCAGACTCCACAGCCACCCTGGAGCCAAAGGAGGAGGTCAAGGCGAaagatgaggaggaggaagaagccATGGAGGAAGAAAGAACTGCTAAGGAGGAAGACAGTAAACCTGAGGAAAAGCCAGAG GTAAAGAAAGAGGAGCCATTGAGTGATGGTGGGCCGATGGAGACTGCATCTGATGAGGACAAAAAACCTGAGATAAAGATTGAGCCTAAAGAAGAGGAAGAGGGTTCAGAGTCCGCAACTAGCCAGAGTTCTGTTTCTGGAGCCACTAACAAAAAGAAAA TTTTTAAACCAGAGGAACTGAGGCAGGCCCTGATGCCTACACTGGAGTCTCTTTATCGCCAGGACCCCGAGTCTCTGCCCTTCCGCCAGCCTGTAGACCCTTCACTGTTGGGAATACCA GACTATTTTGACATTGTGAAAAATCCAATGGACTTGTCTACTATCAAACGAAAGCTTGACACAGGCCAGTACCAGGAGCCATGGCAGTATGTAGATGACATCTGGCTTATGTTCAACAACGCCTGGCTGTACAATCGTAAGACATCACGGGTCTACAAGTACTGCTCCAAACTGGCGGAGGTCTTTGAGCAAGAAATTGACCCAGTCATGCAGAGCCTTGGCTACTGTTGTGGGAGAAAG CTTGAATTTTCTCCCCAAACTCTGTGCTGCTATGGGAAACAGTTATGCACTATACCACGAGATGCTGCTTACTTTAGTTATCAGAACAG GTACCACTTCTGCGAGAAGTGTTTCAATGAGATCCAGGGTGAAACCGTGTCCTTGGGAGACGATCCATCCCAACCTCAAAC AGCTACAATTTTCCTGAATATTTCTAGATCAATCAACAAAGATCAGTTTGAAAAGAAGAAAAATGACACACTTGACCCTGAGCT atTTGTGGAATGTATGGATTGTGGCCGTAAGATGCATCAGATTTGCGTTTTGCACAATGAAACTATATGGCCATCAGG cTTTGTGTGTGATGGTTGTCTGAAGAAGTCCAACAAAACCCGCAAAGAGAATAAATATGCTGCTAAAA GGCTTCCACAGACCAAATTAGGCAATTTTTTGGAAACGCGGGTAAATGCCTATCTGAAGCGACAAAATCATCCAGAATCTGGTGAAGTCACTGTTCGTGTTGTTCATGTCTCAGAAAAAATGGTGGAAGTCAAACCAGGCATGAAGTCTAG GTTTGTGGATAGTGGAGAAATGTCAGAGTCTTTCCCATACAAATCGAAAGCTTTATTTGCGTTTGAGGAGATTGATGGTGTTGATGTTTGCTTCTTTGGGATGCATGTGCAAGAGTATGGCTCAGACTGTCCACCACCTAATCAAAG ACGGGTTTACATATCCTATTTGGACAGTGTCCACTTCTTTCAGCCACGCTTTTTAAGAACAGAGGTGTACCATGAAATCCTTATAGGATATCTTGATTATGCCAAAAGACAAGG GTTTACCACAGGACACATCTGGGCCTGCCCTCCTAGCGAAGGAGATGATTACATCTTCCATTGTCATCCTGCAGACCAGAAGATACCCAAGCCCAAGCGACTGCAAGAGTGGTATAAGAAGATGCTGGACAAAGCTGTCGCAGAGCGTGTTGTGCATGATTACAAG gacaTCTTCAAACAGGCAACAGAAGATCGTCTCACTAGTGCCAAAGAACTGCCCTATTTTGAGGGTGATTTCTGGCCTAATGTTCTTGAAGAAAGCATTAAAGAATTGGAGCAAGAAGAAGAGGAAAGAAAGAGGGAAGAAAACAGCACATCCAATGAGAGTGTTGAG ACAACAAAAGGTGACAGCAAAAATGCCAAGAAAAAGAACAACAAGAAGACGAGCAAGAACAAGAGCAGTTTAAGCCGAGGAAACAAAAAGAAGCCTGGAATGCCAAATGTGTCTAATGACCTTTCACAGAAGCTCTATGCCACGATGGAAAAGCACAAAGAG GTGTTCTTTGTTATCCGGCTGTTTGCAGCACCCAATTCTAATGCTCTTCTGCCCATTGTTGACCCGGATCCCTTGATGGCCTGTGATTTGATGGATGGTCGCGATGCCTTCCTAACAATTGCACGAGACAAGCACTTGGAGTTTTCCTCATTGCGACGTTCCAAATGGAGCACTATGTGCATGCTGGTAGAACTGCACAACCAAAGCCAGGACCGCTTTGTCTATACCTGTAATGAGTGCAAACACCATGTTGAAACTCGCTTCCATTGCACTGTGTGCGAG GACTATGATCTCTGCATCACTTGCTACAATACAAAAGGTCATGAGCACAAGATGGACAAACTGGGCTTGGGGTTGGACGACGAAAGCAACAGTCAGGTTGCTTCCACAACACAGAATCCAGGAGACTCCCGGCGTCTCAGCATTCAGCGGTGCATCCAGTCTCTGGTGCATGCCTGCCAGTGTCGCAATGCCAACTGCTCACTTCCATCTTGCCAAAAAATGAAACGTGTAGTTCAGCATACCAAAGGCTGCAAACGCAAGACCAATGGTGGTTGTCCTATCTGCAAGCAGCTCATTGCGCTTTGTTGTTACCATGCAAAACACTGCCAAGAGAACAAATGTCCTGTGCCGTTCTGCCTCAACATCAAGCAGAAACTGCGGCAACAGCAACTCCAGCACAGGCTACAGCAGGCCCAGATGGTGCGTAGAAGAATGGCCAGTATGCAAAGGACAGGCCAACAGCTTCCAGGAGGTGGTTGTGGTCTGCCATCTCCTGGGAACGGCTGTAATACTGGTCCGAGCACTCCAACACCGAGCACTCAGCCACCTACCCCTCAGACGCCCAATCAGCAATGTCAGCCTCCAGCTACTCAACCTGGTGTTGGCAATGTTCCATCACAGCAGCAACAGCAGTTGGCAGGGATGGCCCATCAGTACCAGCCAATATCTGGAAGTGGTGGGATGATTAACTCCTCACAGCAGTCAATGTTAccacagcagcagcaacagccaACACCAGCTCAGCATCTCCAGAATGCCAACAACCTTCCTCCATATGTGCAAAGACCTACAGGCTCATCTCCACATTCTCAGTCAATGGGAAAGCCAGGCATGGTTCCAGGTGGCTTCTCTCAACAGCAACAATCAAACCTAGGGCAGCCTGTGATGCCACAACATCAGCCACCTGGCCCCCCACCTGCAGCTGTAGAAATTGCCATGAAAATTCAGCGAGTCGCTGAGACACAACGACAGATGGCTCAGCAAAAGATCCTGCAAAGAAACCAGGCTCCTGGCATGATGCCTCCCCATGGCTTACATCAGGGTCCGCAAACTCAAAACCAGATGGGCATAAACCTTCCTGGCACTGCAATGGTTGGGCCTTCCCAGGCACAAGTAGCAGTGGCTCGAAATCAAATGGATCAACAGCAGGGAATGGTCACAGCAGGCATGCAACAGCAGCAGCCAGGACCTCGGTCTCAGCTTCCCCAAGTCCAGTTGCAGCAGGGCCAGCAAGGAGCACCTCAACTTCAGGTGTCACCACAACAGCAGTGGACTGGTCCTGGCATGCCTCCTCAACAGAGACCAGGGGTAATGAACCAAATGGGTCTGCAAGGGATGGCTGCACCACAACATCAGCAGCAGCAAGCTGTTGGTCAATCGCAGCCGCAAGGAAACTCTGGTGTAATGGGTATGATAAGTAGCCAAGGAGGGGCTGCACCTGCAGGCGCTGGTCCTGGAAATCACTCTCAGGCTGCCTTACAAGACCTTTTAAGGTTCTTAAGATTACCCAGCTCTCCCCATCAACAGCAGCAAGTCCTGAGTATACTACGTTCAAACCCTCTACTCATGGCAACCTTTATAAGGCAACGGGCTCCTAGGTACCTTGGTCGAGGTGGTCCTGGAGCAGGAGGTGCAGGTGTTCCAGGTGGACCTGGTGGAGGTCCAGGCATCATGGATGGCCAGCAAATGAATGTAAATCCCAATGCAGCTCAGGGTGGTATGCACATGACACAAGGAACGACCATGCAAATGAATCcacttcaacaacaacaacagcagcagcaaatTCAACAGCGTCCTATGATGAGTGGAAATTTGCAGCAGCAACAGCAAATGGCAGTattacagcagcagcagcaacaaggTGTTATGCCCAGTCAAGGCACGAACATCTCTAATATCCCTCCCCAGTTAAGGGAAATGATGAGACGGCatttgcagcagcagcagcagcaacaacaacaacaacaacaacaacaacaacaacaacaacaacaacagcagcaacagcagcagcagcatcaacAGATGGGTAACCATGCTCAGTTCCAGCATCCTCAACCACCCCAGCAGCAGGGTTATCTAGGCCAGTCTGGAATTCCTCCTCAGCAGCCAGGCCAACCTCACCCAGGTGGTCTCCAGCAACAACAGGGAGGGGCCCAGCCTGGAACCCAGCAAAACTACTCTGGGTCTGTGTCCCATCAGCAGGTTGCAGCAGCTCTGCAACATAGCTTACAGCAACAGCAACTTCAAATGCAACAGCAGCAGAGTGCTATGGGAGGATATCAAGGTGCTGATGGAGGACCTGGAGGTGGTGGTCccctccagcagcagcagcagcagatgcaGTCAGCTCCTATGGGCTCACAGCCGCAAATGTTTCAGCAAGCTATACAGCAACGGCTCCTCCAGCAGCAACAGTCACACCTCGGAGGAGGATCTCCTGCTCAACACAATCCTATGAGTCCACAGCAGTCCCAGCAACAGATGTCCCAGTCTCCCCATTTACAGGGCCAGTTGCCCAATTCTCTCGGCAACCAAGTTCGCTCTCCCCAACCATCACCTCGTCCCCAGTCCCAGCCACCAAACTCTAGTCCATCTCCTCGCTTGCAGCCCCAGCCGTCACCCCATCACATCTCACCCCAGACTGGGTCGCCCCACCCAGGTCACCTTCCTCAACACCACAGTGGCATGGCTGCTCCTCCACCGCCACAGCAACAAGCACAGGCATCCCAGCAGCAGCAACAGGTTAACGCCATGGACCAGGGCCCATTTGGAGCAGACCAGAATGTTTTGCTTTCACAGTTAAGCGGGATGGGAGCCTTACATGGGCAGGGAACAAATGACATGCTGACGAATAACCAGGATATGGGCTCGAACATTAATCACTCGTTGGATTTGATGTAA